The region attgatttttttttcggGCATCAGACAATACAACTACACAACTCCCAGCAACTACAACCATACCATCAACTACCACAAAACACCCAACAAATACAACCATACCACCAACTTCCACAGAACACCTAACAACTACAACCATACCACCAGCTACGACAGAATGGTCAACAACTACAACCATACCACCAACTACGACAGAACACCCAACTGCAACAATACCACCAACTACCACAGAACACCCAACTACAACTAAACCACCAACTACGACAGAAAGCACAACAACTACAACCATACCACCAACTACCTCAGAACCCCCAACTACAACCATACCACCAACTACCATAGAACATCCAACAAGTACAACTATACCACCTTCCACAGAGCGTAAAAAAACTACAGCCATACCACCAACTACCACAGATCTCCCAACAACTAGAACCAAACCACCAACTACCACAGAACACCCAACAACTACAAATATACCATCAACTATGACAGAACACCCAACAACTAGAACTATGCCACCAACTATGACAGAACGCTCAACAATTACAACCATACCAACTATCACAGAACGTTCAACAACTACAACCATACCACCAACTACCACAGAACACCCAACTGCAAAAATACCACCAACTACCACAGAACATCCAACTACAACTAAACCACCAACTACGACAGAAAGCCCAACAACTACAACCATACCACCAACTACCTCAGAACCCCCAACTACAACCATACCACCAACTACCACAGAACATCCAACAACTACAACTATACCAACTACCAGAGAGCGTCAAAAAACTACAGCCATACCACCAACTACCACAGATCCCCCAACAACTAGAACCAAACCACCAACTACCACAGAACACCCAACAACTACAAATATACCACCAACTACGACAGAACGCCCAACAACTACAATTATACTAACTACCACAGAACTCTCAACAACCACAATCATACCACTAACTACCACAGATCGCCCAACAATTACAACCATACCACCAACTACAACAGAACGCCCAACAACTACAGCCATATCACCAATTACCTCAGAGCGTTCAGCAAATAAAACCATACCACCAACTACCACAGAACACCCAACAACTATAACCATGCCACCAACTACCACAGAACGCCCAACAACTTCAACCATACCACCTACTACCACAGAACGCCCAACAACTTCAACCATACCACCTACTACCACAGAACGCCCAGCAACTTCAACCATACCACCTACTACCACAGAACACCCAACTGCAACAATACCACCAACTACCACAGAACATCCAACTACAACTAAACCACCAACTACGACAGAAAGCCCAACAACTACAACCATACCACCAACTACCACAGAACGCCCAACAACTTCAACCATACCACCTACTACCACAGAACACCCAACTGCAACAATACCACCAACTACCACAGAACATCCAACTACAACTAAACCACCAACTACGACAGAAAGCCCAACAACTACAACCATACCACCAACTACCTCAGAACCCCCAACTACAACCATACCACCAACTACCACAGAACATCCAACAACTACAACTATACCAACTACCACAGAGCGTCAAAAAACTACAGCCATACCACCAACTACCACAGATCCCCCAACAACTAGAACCAAACCACCAACTACCACAGAACACCCAACAACTACAAATATACCACCAACTACGACAGAACGCCCAACAACTACAATTATACTAACTACCACAGAACTCTCAACAACCACAATCATACCACTAACTACCACAGATCGCCCAACAATTACAACCATACCACCAACTACAACAGAACGCCCAACAACTACAGCCATATCACCAATTACCTCAGAGCGTTCAGCAAATAAAACCATACCACCAACTACCACAGAACACCCAACAACTATAACCATGCCACCAACTACCACAGAACGCCCAACAACTTCAACCATACCACCTACTACCACAGAACGCCCAACAACTTCAACCATACCACCTACTACCACAGAACGCCCAGCAACTTCAACCATACCACCAACTACCACAGAACGCCCAACCACTAATGCCATACCACCAATTACCACAGAACACCCAACAACTACAAACATATCACCAACTACCACAGAACGACCAACAACTACAGCCATACTACCAACTACCACAGAACACAAAACATCTATAACCATGTCACCTACTACTGAAGGTATGTAACTCAATTTACTAAACTGACCAATAGGGCATTGGTTCTTCAGCCTTGCTATCTACAGGAAGCATCTTTCAAATTCAAGAGGCTATCTACCAAAATTAATATTGGCATCTACCTAATGCAACTGAAACTAACAACTTGCTTTTTATATATGCCCCCCACCCCTTGTCTGTGTTTGTGGATAGAAATTAAGTAAGAAAATCAAAAGCAAGAAGTTATGACTGTTATTGTTAACTCAGTTTTCTTTTCTTCAGCTCTGACTACATCAAAAAGCTCAAGCACCACTCCGCATCTCACTGCTGGTAAGCTATTGGTATACTTGTGGTAAAAAATGTAAGACTTGAAAATGTcaagatttaattatttttttagagTGAAATTTCATCTAgtgaaatatacaaaaaatatctgCATATACGAGATTATGGATTTTTGTAAATTTGaaaggcttcagaaaaatggcttcTAGCTGGTTGCTAAATTGGTAAGCCATAGATGGCCAGGGTAAGTTAAAAAAAGTTATACTCCGCAATACACTAACCTGCCCAGCCTCTCTACCACTGGCTGCCCATCATGTGGCCTTCAGAGCTGCTTCTTCTTTCCCCCTTCATGCTGCCCACCGTCTGGTCCTCTTCTTTCCACAGTTGTGTCTTCGGCCAGCTTACATTGGGTGACCAGGCCTCAGAGGTCTCTGCACATCAGACAACATGATGCCATGGATGAGTGACATGCAGTGACCTCTGGGGCCTGGTCTCAGCCTGAAGTCCTGAAAAAGAGTGAATAGGTCAAAGAAGGCCTCTTCTACTGCCTTCCTACACCATATTTTGCAGCCTGTTCAATTTAGGCTTTGACTTTAAGCCGCGACCTCACTGTGCATTGCAATAGATGAGGAGCACAACGGAGGAAAGAGGCAACTCTGAGGAACAGATGGCAGGCAGCGATGGGTCCAGACAGGTGAGCAGTGAGTATCATTTTTTACTATCTTACATTTACTATGCTCTGGGGTTTGATGAGACCTCATAGTATAATAAAAGACAttcaatttgtggagaataacttTGCTGAGAAATGAATTTCCTGAGAAAATTTACATAATTTAGATAACTCAAATTTTGTCAGATCTGCTCATCGATAGTTTTGTGACATGGTTTACATATTGTGTTAT is a window of Ranitomeya variabilis isolate aRanVar5 chromosome 2, aRanVar5.hap1, whole genome shotgun sequence DNA encoding:
- the LOC143808948 gene encoding uncharacterized protein LOC143808948, with protein sequence MGVEEKKEKRKKIVPGKKTKENNNFFNYRRLQETDNTTTQLPATTTIPSTTTKHPTNTTIPPTSTEHLTTTTIPPATTEWSTTTTIPPTTTEHPTATIPPTTTEHPTTTKPPTTTESTTTTTIPPTTSEPPTTTIPPTTIEHPTSTTIPPSTERKKTTAIPPTTTDLPTTRTKPPTTTEHPTTTNIPSTMTEHPTTRTMPPTMTERSTITTIPTITERSTTTTIPPTTTEHPTAKIPPTTTEHPTTTKPPTTTESPTTTTIPPTTSEPPTTTIPPTTTEHPTTTTIPTTRERQKTTAIPPTTTDPPTTRTKPPTTTEHPTTTNIPPTTTERPTTTIILTTTELSTTTIIPLTTTDRPTITTIPPTTTERPTTTAISPITSERSANKTIPPTTTEHPTTITMPPTTTERPTTSTIPPTTTERPTTSTIPPTTTERPATSTIPPTTTEHPTATIPPTTTEHPTTTKPPTTTESPTTTTIPPTTTERPTTSTIPPTTTEHPTATIPPTTTEHPTTTKPPTTTESPTTTTIPPTTSEPPTTTIPPTTTEHPTTTTIPTTTERQKTTAIPPTTTDPPTTRTKPPTTTEHPTTTNIPPTTTERPTTTIILTTTELSTTTIIPLTTTDRPTITTIPPTTTERPTTTAISPITSERSANKTIPPTTTEHPTTITMPPTTTERPTTSTIPPTTTERPTTSTIPPTTTERPATSTIPPTTTERPTTNAIPPITTEHPTTTNISPTTTERPTTTAILPTTTEHKTSITMSPTTEGM